A window from Camelus dromedarius isolate mCamDro1 chromosome 9, mCamDro1.pat, whole genome shotgun sequence encodes these proteins:
- the CES1 gene encoding liver carboxylesterase 1 isoform X3 has translation MWLLALVVTSLATYAAWAGQPPSPPVVDTAQGRVLGKHVRLEGLAQPVAVFLGVPFAKPPLGSLRFAPPQPAEPWSFVKNTTSDPPMCSQDPVTGQMLSDFFTIRKEKIKLQFSEDCLYLNIYTPADLTKRSSLPVMVWIHGGRLVMGGASTYDGLALSAHENVVVVTIQYRLGIWGFFSTGDEHSQGNWGHLDQVAALHWVQKNIAHFGGDPGSVTIFGESAGGESVSVLVLSPLAKNLFHRAISESGVAFTAGLVQKDMKAAMKKIAVLAGCKTITSAVLVHCLRQKTEDELLEVSLKMNFFGPDSFSDTKENRAFLPTVVDGVLLPKMPEEILAEQDFNTVPYIVGINKQEFGWIIPTMMGYPLSEGKLDQEEATALVQKSYFLLNIPKELAPVATEKYLAGTDDPVKKKDLLLDLIADRVFGVPSVNVARHHRDSGAPTYMYEFQYRPSFSSDMRPTTVAGDHGDEIFSVFGAPLLKGGTSEEETNLSKMVMKFWANFARNGNPNGEGLPHWPVYDQKEGYLQIGVTTQAAEKLKAEEVAFWTELLSKEAAKKASRTAHVEL, from the exons ATGTGGCTCCTCGCTCTGGTAGTGACCTCCCTCGCCACTTACGCAGCTTGGG CAGGGCAGCCCCCCTCGCCGCCCGTCGTGGACACGGCGCAGGGCAGAGTCCTGGGGAAGCACGTCCGCTTAGAAGGACTTGCACAGCCTGTGGCCGTTTTCCTGGGAGTCCCTTTTGCCAAGCCCCCTCTCGGATCCTTGAGGTTTGCCCCGCCGCAGCCTGCAGAACCATGGAGCTTCGTGAAGAACACCACCTCCGACCCTCCTAT GTGCTCCCAAGACCCAGTGACCGGGCAGATGCTCTCAGACTTCTTTACCATCAGAAAGGAGAAGATTAAACTCCAATTTTCCGAAGACTGTCTTTACCTAAATATTTACACCCCCGCTGACTTGACGAAGAGAAGCAGCCTGCCC GTGATGGTGTGGATCCACGGAGGACGTCTGGTGATGGGCGGGGCATCAACCTATGACGGGCTGGCCCTCTCTGCCCATGAAAACGTGGTGGTGGTGACCATTCAGTACCGCCTGGGCATCTGGGGGTTTTTCAG CACAGGGGACGAACACAGCCAGGGGAACTGGGGTCACCTGGACCAGGTGGCCGCCCTGCACTGGGTCCAGAAGAACATCGCCCACTTTGGAGGAGACCCAGGCTCTGTGACCATCTTTGGGGAGTCAGCTGGAGGGGAAAGTGTCTCGGTTCTT GTGTTATCTCCCCTGGCCAAGAATCTCTTCCACCGGGCCATCTCTGAGAGCGGCGTGGCTTTCACTGCTGGCCTGGTCCAGAAGGACATGAAGGCTGCCATGAAG AAAATTGCGGTCCTTGCTGGGTGTAAAACCATCACCTCGGCTGTCCTTGTTCACTGCCTGCGCCAGAAGACAGAGGACGAGCTCTTGGAGGTGTCGCTTAAGATG AACTTTTTCGGTCCTGATTCATTTTCAGATACCAAGGAG AACCGTGCTTTCCTGCCCACGGTGGTGGACGGAGTGCTGCTGCCGAAGATGCCTGAAGAGATTCTGGCTGAACAGGACTTCAACACTGTCCCCTACATCGTGGGGATCAACAAGCAGGAGTTTGGCTGGATTATTCCAACG ATGATGGGTTACCCACTCTCTGAAGGCAAACTGGACCAGGAAGAGGCCACAGCACTCGTGCAGAAGTCCTACTTTCTCCTT AACATCCCTAAGGAACTGGCTCCGGTGGCTACTGAGAAGTATTTAGCAGGGACAGATGACCCTGTCAAAAAGAAAGACCTGTTACTCGACTTGATTGCAGATCGGGTGTTTGGTGTCCCATCTGTGAATGTGGCTCGTCACCACAGAG ATTCCGGGGCCCCCACCTACATGTATGAGTTCCAGTATCGCCCAAGCTTCTCGTCAGACATGAGACCCACGACGGTGGCAGGAGACCACGGGGATGAGATCTTCTCTGTCTTTGGGGCTCCACTTTTAAAAG GGGGCACCTCAGAAGAGGAGACCAATCTCAGCAAGATGGTGATGAAATTCTGGGCCAACTTTGCTCGGAACGG GAATCCCAATGGCGAGGGGCTGCCCCACTGGCCGGTGTACGACCAAAAGGAAGGCTACCTTCAGATTGGCGTCACCACCCAGGCAGCCGAGAAGCTGAAAGCCGAGGAAGTGGCTTTCTGGACCGAGCTCCTGTCCAAGGAGGCAGCGAAGAAGGCATCCCGGACAGCACACGTCGAGCTGTGA
- the CES1 gene encoding liver carboxylesterase 1 isoform X1 has translation MWLLALVVTSLATYAAWAGQPPSPPVVDTAQGRVLGKHVRLEGLAQPVAVFLGVPFAKPPLGSLRFAPPQPAEPWSFVKNTTSDPPMCSQDPVTGQMLSDFFTIRKEKIKLQFSEDCLYLNIYTPADLTKRSSLPVMVWIHGGRLVMGGASTYDGLALSAHENVVVVTIQYRLGIWGFFSTGDEHSQGNWGHLDQVAALHWVQKNIAHFGGDPGSVTIFGESAGGESVSVLVLSPLAKNLFHRAISESGVAFTAGLVQKDMKAAMKKIAVLAGCKTITSAVLVHCLRQKTEDELLEVSLKMNFFGPDSFSDTKEVKNRAFLPTVVDGVLLPKMPEEILAEQDFNTVPYIVGINKQEFGWIIPTMMGYPLSEGKLDQEEATALVQKSYFLLNIPKELAPVATEKYLAGTDDPVKKKDLLLDLIADRVFGVPSVNVARHHRDSGAPTYMYEFQYRPSFSSDMRPTTVAGDHGDEIFSVFGAPLLKGGTSEEETNLSKMVMKFWANFARNGNPNGEGLPHWPVYDQKEGYLQIGVTTQAAEKLKAEEVAFWTELLSKEAAKKASRTAHVEL, from the exons ATGTGGCTCCTCGCTCTGGTAGTGACCTCCCTCGCCACTTACGCAGCTTGGG CAGGGCAGCCCCCCTCGCCGCCCGTCGTGGACACGGCGCAGGGCAGAGTCCTGGGGAAGCACGTCCGCTTAGAAGGACTTGCACAGCCTGTGGCCGTTTTCCTGGGAGTCCCTTTTGCCAAGCCCCCTCTCGGATCCTTGAGGTTTGCCCCGCCGCAGCCTGCAGAACCATGGAGCTTCGTGAAGAACACCACCTCCGACCCTCCTAT GTGCTCCCAAGACCCAGTGACCGGGCAGATGCTCTCAGACTTCTTTACCATCAGAAAGGAGAAGATTAAACTCCAATTTTCCGAAGACTGTCTTTACCTAAATATTTACACCCCCGCTGACTTGACGAAGAGAAGCAGCCTGCCC GTGATGGTGTGGATCCACGGAGGACGTCTGGTGATGGGCGGGGCATCAACCTATGACGGGCTGGCCCTCTCTGCCCATGAAAACGTGGTGGTGGTGACCATTCAGTACCGCCTGGGCATCTGGGGGTTTTTCAG CACAGGGGACGAACACAGCCAGGGGAACTGGGGTCACCTGGACCAGGTGGCCGCCCTGCACTGGGTCCAGAAGAACATCGCCCACTTTGGAGGAGACCCAGGCTCTGTGACCATCTTTGGGGAGTCAGCTGGAGGGGAAAGTGTCTCGGTTCTT GTGTTATCTCCCCTGGCCAAGAATCTCTTCCACCGGGCCATCTCTGAGAGCGGCGTGGCTTTCACTGCTGGCCTGGTCCAGAAGGACATGAAGGCTGCCATGAAG AAAATTGCGGTCCTTGCTGGGTGTAAAACCATCACCTCGGCTGTCCTTGTTCACTGCCTGCGCCAGAAGACAGAGGACGAGCTCTTGGAGGTGTCGCTTAAGATG AACTTTTTCGGTCCTGATTCATTTTCAGATACCAAGGAGGTTAAG AACCGTGCTTTCCTGCCCACGGTGGTGGACGGAGTGCTGCTGCCGAAGATGCCTGAAGAGATTCTGGCTGAACAGGACTTCAACACTGTCCCCTACATCGTGGGGATCAACAAGCAGGAGTTTGGCTGGATTATTCCAACG ATGATGGGTTACCCACTCTCTGAAGGCAAACTGGACCAGGAAGAGGCCACAGCACTCGTGCAGAAGTCCTACTTTCTCCTT AACATCCCTAAGGAACTGGCTCCGGTGGCTACTGAGAAGTATTTAGCAGGGACAGATGACCCTGTCAAAAAGAAAGACCTGTTACTCGACTTGATTGCAGATCGGGTGTTTGGTGTCCCATCTGTGAATGTGGCTCGTCACCACAGAG ATTCCGGGGCCCCCACCTACATGTATGAGTTCCAGTATCGCCCAAGCTTCTCGTCAGACATGAGACCCACGACGGTGGCAGGAGACCACGGGGATGAGATCTTCTCTGTCTTTGGGGCTCCACTTTTAAAAG GGGGCACCTCAGAAGAGGAGACCAATCTCAGCAAGATGGTGATGAAATTCTGGGCCAACTTTGCTCGGAACGG GAATCCCAATGGCGAGGGGCTGCCCCACTGGCCGGTGTACGACCAAAAGGAAGGCTACCTTCAGATTGGCGTCACCACCCAGGCAGCCGAGAAGCTGAAAGCCGAGGAAGTGGCTTTCTGGACCGAGCTCCTGTCCAAGGAGGCAGCGAAGAAGGCATCCCGGACAGCACACGTCGAGCTGTGA
- the CES1 gene encoding liver carboxylesterase 1 isoform X2 yields the protein MWLLALVVTSLATYAAWGQPPSPPVVDTAQGRVLGKHVRLEGLAQPVAVFLGVPFAKPPLGSLRFAPPQPAEPWSFVKNTTSDPPMCSQDPVTGQMLSDFFTIRKEKIKLQFSEDCLYLNIYTPADLTKRSSLPVMVWIHGGRLVMGGASTYDGLALSAHENVVVVTIQYRLGIWGFFSTGDEHSQGNWGHLDQVAALHWVQKNIAHFGGDPGSVTIFGESAGGESVSVLVLSPLAKNLFHRAISESGVAFTAGLVQKDMKAAMKKIAVLAGCKTITSAVLVHCLRQKTEDELLEVSLKMNFFGPDSFSDTKEVKNRAFLPTVVDGVLLPKMPEEILAEQDFNTVPYIVGINKQEFGWIIPTMMGYPLSEGKLDQEEATALVQKSYFLLNIPKELAPVATEKYLAGTDDPVKKKDLLLDLIADRVFGVPSVNVARHHRDSGAPTYMYEFQYRPSFSSDMRPTTVAGDHGDEIFSVFGAPLLKGGTSEEETNLSKMVMKFWANFARNGNPNGEGLPHWPVYDQKEGYLQIGVTTQAAEKLKAEEVAFWTELLSKEAAKKASRTAHVEL from the exons ATGTGGCTCCTCGCTCTGGTAGTGACCTCCCTCGCCACTTACGCAGCTTGGG GGCAGCCCCCCTCGCCGCCCGTCGTGGACACGGCGCAGGGCAGAGTCCTGGGGAAGCACGTCCGCTTAGAAGGACTTGCACAGCCTGTGGCCGTTTTCCTGGGAGTCCCTTTTGCCAAGCCCCCTCTCGGATCCTTGAGGTTTGCCCCGCCGCAGCCTGCAGAACCATGGAGCTTCGTGAAGAACACCACCTCCGACCCTCCTAT GTGCTCCCAAGACCCAGTGACCGGGCAGATGCTCTCAGACTTCTTTACCATCAGAAAGGAGAAGATTAAACTCCAATTTTCCGAAGACTGTCTTTACCTAAATATTTACACCCCCGCTGACTTGACGAAGAGAAGCAGCCTGCCC GTGATGGTGTGGATCCACGGAGGACGTCTGGTGATGGGCGGGGCATCAACCTATGACGGGCTGGCCCTCTCTGCCCATGAAAACGTGGTGGTGGTGACCATTCAGTACCGCCTGGGCATCTGGGGGTTTTTCAG CACAGGGGACGAACACAGCCAGGGGAACTGGGGTCACCTGGACCAGGTGGCCGCCCTGCACTGGGTCCAGAAGAACATCGCCCACTTTGGAGGAGACCCAGGCTCTGTGACCATCTTTGGGGAGTCAGCTGGAGGGGAAAGTGTCTCGGTTCTT GTGTTATCTCCCCTGGCCAAGAATCTCTTCCACCGGGCCATCTCTGAGAGCGGCGTGGCTTTCACTGCTGGCCTGGTCCAGAAGGACATGAAGGCTGCCATGAAG AAAATTGCGGTCCTTGCTGGGTGTAAAACCATCACCTCGGCTGTCCTTGTTCACTGCCTGCGCCAGAAGACAGAGGACGAGCTCTTGGAGGTGTCGCTTAAGATG AACTTTTTCGGTCCTGATTCATTTTCAGATACCAAGGAGGTTAAG AACCGTGCTTTCCTGCCCACGGTGGTGGACGGAGTGCTGCTGCCGAAGATGCCTGAAGAGATTCTGGCTGAACAGGACTTCAACACTGTCCCCTACATCGTGGGGATCAACAAGCAGGAGTTTGGCTGGATTATTCCAACG ATGATGGGTTACCCACTCTCTGAAGGCAAACTGGACCAGGAAGAGGCCACAGCACTCGTGCAGAAGTCCTACTTTCTCCTT AACATCCCTAAGGAACTGGCTCCGGTGGCTACTGAGAAGTATTTAGCAGGGACAGATGACCCTGTCAAAAAGAAAGACCTGTTACTCGACTTGATTGCAGATCGGGTGTTTGGTGTCCCATCTGTGAATGTGGCTCGTCACCACAGAG ATTCCGGGGCCCCCACCTACATGTATGAGTTCCAGTATCGCCCAAGCTTCTCGTCAGACATGAGACCCACGACGGTGGCAGGAGACCACGGGGATGAGATCTTCTCTGTCTTTGGGGCTCCACTTTTAAAAG GGGGCACCTCAGAAGAGGAGACCAATCTCAGCAAGATGGTGATGAAATTCTGGGCCAACTTTGCTCGGAACGG GAATCCCAATGGCGAGGGGCTGCCCCACTGGCCGGTGTACGACCAAAAGGAAGGCTACCTTCAGATTGGCGTCACCACCCAGGCAGCCGAGAAGCTGAAAGCCGAGGAAGTGGCTTTCTGGACCGAGCTCCTGTCCAAGGAGGCAGCGAAGAAGGCATCCCGGACAGCACACGTCGAGCTGTGA